In Halobaculum rubrum, the following are encoded in one genomic region:
- a CDS encoding GNAT family N-acetyltransferase codes for MPADPSDADARDRLRFDGGGTGPGGSGPGENALGECEDDGVTIERGTMDDVDAVADLWVALADGQRSYGTHLVAAENRPDAADAAARAVVTDGLVVARAPDPNDTDSKPGTSDATDPDAADATGSSSGSEAPTIVGFVTFGVESGRYDLDVTRGVVYNLFVRERHRGAGVGSRLLAAAESALADAGVDVIALEAMAGNEDARRFYERHGYRPHRVELEKPARGNRSDTD; via the coding sequence ATGCCTGCCGATCCCTCGGACGCCGATGCCCGGGACCGCCTTCGGTTCGACGGCGGAGGAACCGGACCGGGCGGGAGCGGACCCGGCGAGAACGCCCTCGGCGAGTGTGAAGACGACGGCGTCACGATCGAACGCGGGACGATGGACGACGTCGATGCGGTAGCCGACCTCTGGGTTGCCCTCGCGGACGGGCAGCGGTCGTACGGCACACACCTCGTCGCGGCGGAGAACCGCCCCGACGCGGCCGACGCAGCCGCGCGCGCGGTCGTCACCGACGGGCTCGTCGTCGCTCGGGCTCCGGATCCGAACGACACGGACTCCAAGCCCGGAACCTCGGACGCGACGGATCCGGACGCCGCTGACGCGACTGGCAGTTCGTCGGGATCGGAGGCGCCGACGATCGTCGGGTTCGTGACGTTCGGCGTCGAGTCGGGTCGCTACGATCTCGACGTGACCCGCGGGGTCGTGTACAACCTCTTCGTTCGCGAGCGACACCGCGGCGCCGGCGTCGGGTCACGGCTGCTTGCGGCCGCGGAGTCGGCGCTCGCCGACGCCGGCGTCGACGTGATCGCGCTGGAGGCGATGGCCGGCAACGAGGACGCGAGACGGTTCTACGAGCGACACGGGTACCGTCCCCACCGGGTCGAGCTCGAGAAGCCCGCTCGGGGGAATCGAAGCGATACCGATTAA